One genomic region from Neospora caninum Liverpool complete genome, chromosome V encodes:
- a CDS encoding putative cyclin-dependent kinase-like 5: protein MNKYEKLDLVGEGAYGVVLKCRRKDSGDLVAIKTFKGNEESTNVKKTISREINALRHLRHENIVSLKEAFRWKGKLHLVFEYIHKNLLELLEASPAGLDQETVRLCIWQLVKALNYCHRNGIVHRDVKPENLLVNPKTRKLKLCDFGFARQLHEATVPLTDYVATRWYRSPELLLGDPEYGLPVDMWAVGCIMGELIDGRPLFPGDNEVDQLYKIQLILGPLLPQHMEMFRQNSRYRNKFDKTAIDFLSKLLCMDPNARLTAKMALQHPYFKELESAEPIQTTMERSDGLSGNSLVQLVSRSKELWPVQSIKHYALLASEIVPLNKCAQETKGALLKDFISTPSPGQDGRSRCAFGGHQLLSGQNANF from the exons ATGAATAAGTATGAGAAGCTCGATCTGGTTGGCGAGGGGGCCTACGGCGTTGTCCTCAAATGCAGAAGGAAG GACTCAGGCGATCTCGTCGCTATCAAAACATTCAAGGGCAATGAAG AAAGCACGAATGTGAAGAAGACTATTTCACGCGAGATCAACGCCTTGAGACACTTGAGGCACGAGAATATTGTTTCACTGAAAGAAGCCTTCCGATG GAAAGGCAAGCTGCACTTGGTGTTcgaatatatacataaaaaCCTTTTGGAACTTCTCGAGGCGTCTCCCGCTGGGCTGGAT CAGGAGACCGTCCGACTGTGTATCTGGCAGCTGGTAAAGGCGCTCAACTACTGCCATCGAAATGGCATTGTGCACAGAGATGTCAAACCCGAAAACCTGCTTGTGAATCC GAAAACGCGCAAGCTGAAGCTTTGCGACTTTGGATTTGCACGTCAACTACACGAAGCAACGGTTCCTCTCACCGACTACGTGGCTACCAGGTGGTACCGCTCTCCGGAGCTGCTGCTCGGCGACCCCGAATACGGCCTGCCTGTAGACATGTGGGCAGTTG GTTGTATTATGGGTGAACTCATTGACGGGCGACCGCTGTTTCCTGGCGACAACGAAGTCGATCAACTGTACAAGATTCAGCTGATTCTAggtcctcttctgcctcagCACATGGAGATGTTCAGGCAAAATTCGCG GTACCGCAACAAATTTGACAAAACTGCAATCGACTTCCTGTCCAAGCTTCTCTGCATGGACCCAAATGCGAGGCTCACCGCCAAAATGGCCTTGCAGCATCCTTATTTCAAGGAACTAGAGTCAGCTGAACCCA TTCAAACCACGATGGAGAG ATCCGATGGATTGTCGGGCAATAGTCTCGTGCAATTGGTAAGCAGGAGCAAGGAGCTGTGGCCTGTACAGAGCATCAAACACTACGCGCTCCTCGCGTCAGAAATTGTCCCTCTGAATAAGTGtgcgcaggagacgaaaggtgCTCTCCTTAAGGATTTTATCAGCACTCCATCGCCTGGCCAGGATGGCAGGAGCCGCTGTGCTTTTGGCGGTCACCAGTTGTTGAGTGGCCAGAACGCCAATTTTTAG